The Prevotella herbatica genome contains the following window.
AATCGGTGTGATTTTCTTTTCTGATAAGATCGAAAAATATATCTTGCCAAAAAAGGGTAGAAAGCACATCCTGTATATTATCAGAGAATTGTTGGATTTCAAACCGCAAAGCCGTCGCACAGATGTTGGTATGGCTGTTTCATATCTCACTAGAATGATGAAGAGACGCTGCACCGCATTCCTACTAAGTGACTTCTATACACGTGATGATTTCTACAAAGAAATGCAGATCGCTAATTCAAAGCATGATATGATAGCCATTCAGGTATATGACCAGCGTGCCAAAATGTTGCCTGATATCGGACTAATGAAAGTTCGAGATGCAGAAACAGGACACGAAATGATTATAGACACGAGTTCAGCTAAATTTCGTCATGCTCATACTGCCTATTGGTTGGAGCGTGAGGAAGATTTGCGTAGGCTCTTTGCTATGAGTAACGTAGACTGGACTTCTATTGCTACAAATGAGGACTTTGCTAAAGCTCTCATGCTATTATTTAAGAAAAGAGCGTAAATGAGATATCTGAAAACCATAATATGTTTGATGTGTCTGTTGGGAATGACTTTCAGCGGGCATGCACAAACTGTTCAGGTGGAACAGAAAATAGATTCTGTTTCTATACTTATCGGACAGCAGGCTCACATGACTGTAACTGTTACAGCCCAGCATGGTGCTAAAATTGATTGGCAGAAATTCAAACCATCACAGTATATTACTCCAGGTGTTGAAGTTGTCAATTCTGTGAATGGCGAGACATCAGAAGTAGATGGAATGACAAAGGTGAGCAAGATTTATACTCTCACTAGTTTTGACGAAAGATTATATGCTATTCCTCCTGTAAAGGTGAGTGTAAACGGTAAGCCTTATGTTGGAACTCAATTGGCTCTGAAAGTACTGACTGTTGATGTTGATACAGTGCATCCAAATCAATTTTTCCCACCAAAAGACGTTCAGAGTAATCCTTTCCAATGGGCGGATTTCAGTTTGGCTTTTTGGTTGAGCGTAGTATTGGTAATTCTTTGCTGCATAGTATATTATCTGTATAGTAGACTGAAAAGTAATAAGCCTGTTATAACAAGAATACGTATCGTAAAACATATACCTGCCCACAAGAAGGCTTTGAACGAAATCGATAAGATCAAGTCAGAACACATGCAGGTGTCTGAAAATCAAAAAGAATACTACACAAAGCTTACTGATACTGTTAGACAGTATATTCAGGAAAGATTTGGATTCAATGCAATGGAAATGACGAGTAACGAAATCATTTACAGACTTCGTGAAAGTGGTGACCAAAAAAGTATTGATGAACTTCATGAGTTATTTGAAACTGCCGACTTGGTAAAATTC
Protein-coding sequences here:
- a CDS encoding BatD family protein, with product MRYLKTIICLMCLLGMTFSGHAQTVQVEQKIDSVSILIGQQAHMTVTVTAQHGAKIDWQKFKPSQYITPGVEVVNSVNGETSEVDGMTKVSKIYTLTSFDERLYAIPPVKVSVNGKPYVGTQLALKVLTVDVDTVHPNQFFPPKDVQSNPFQWADFSLAFWLSVVLVILCCIVYYLYSRLKSNKPVITRIRIVKHIPAHKKALNEIDKIKSEHMQVSENQKEYYTKLTDTVRQYIQERFGFNAMEMTSNEIIYRLRESGDQKSIDELHELFETADLVKFAKHSALINENDLNLVNAINFIDGTKTAAEETEEKIIPQLSDDEEKSRKSRTTIKSLISVITVAVVVLLVYIIYSVYQLLG
- a CDS encoding DUF58 domain-containing protein yields the protein METSEIIKKVRKVEIKTRGLSQNIFAGQYHSAFKGRGMAFSEVREYQYGDDVRDIDWNVTARFHHPYVKVFEEERELTVMLLVDVSGSLDFGTIHQTKRDMVTEIAATLAFSAIQNNDKIGVIFFSDKIEKYILPKKGRKHILYIIRELLDFKPQSRRTDVGMAVSYLTRMMKRRCTAFLLSDFYTRDDFYKEMQIANSKHDMIAIQVYDQRAKMLPDIGLMKVRDAETGHEMIIDTSSAKFRHAHTAYWLEREEDLRRLFAMSNVDWTSIATNEDFAKALMLLFKKRA